Genomic segment of Penaeus monodon isolate SGIC_2016 chromosome 32, NSTDA_Pmon_1, whole genome shotgun sequence:
NNNNNNNNNNNNNNNNNNNNNNNNNNNNNNNNNNNNNNNNNNNNNNNNNNNNNNNNNNNNNNNNNNNNNNNNNNNNNNNNNNNNNNNNNNNNNNNNNNNNNNNNNNNNNNNNNNNNNNNNNNNNNNNNNNNNNNNNNNNNNNNNNNNNNNNNNNNNNNNNNNNNNNNNNNNNNNNNNNNNNNNNNNNNNNNNNNNNNNNNNNNNNNNNNNNNNNNNNNNNNNNNNNNNNNNNNNNNNNNNNNNNNNNNNNNNNNNNNNNNNNNNNNNNNNNNNNNNNNNNNNNNNNNNNNNNNNNNNNNNNNNNNNNNNNNNNNNNNNNNNNNNNNNNNNNNNNNNNNNNNNNNNNNNNNNNNNNNNNNNNNNNNNNNNNNNNNNNNNNNNNNNNNNNNNNNNNNNNNNNNNNNNNNNNNNNNNNNNNNNNNNNNNNNNNNNNNNNNNNNNNNNNNNNNNNNNNNNNNNNNNNNNNNNNNNNNNNNNNNNNNNNNNNNNNNNNNNNNNNNNNNNNNNNNNNNNNNNNNNNNNNNNNNNNNNNNNNNNNNNNNNNNNNNNNNNNNNNNNNNNNNNNNNNNNNNNNNNNNNNNNNNNNNNNNNNNNNNNNNNNNNNNNNNNNNNNNNNNNNNNNNNNNNNNNNNNNNNNNNNNNNNNNNNNNNNNNNNNNNNNNNNNNNNNNNNNNNNNNNNNNNNNNNNNNNNNNNNNNNNNNNNNNNNNNNNNNNNNNNNNNNNNNNNNNNNNNNNNNNNNNNNNNNNNNNNNNNNNNNNNNNNNNNNNNNNNNNNNNNNNNNNNNNNNNNNNNNNNNNNNNNNNNNNNNNNNNNNNNNNNNNNNNNNNNNNNNNNNNNNNNNNNNNNNNNNNNNNNNNNNNNNNNNNNNNNNNNNNNNNNNNNNNNNNNNNNNNNNNNNNNNNNNNNNNNNNNNNNNNNNNNNNNNNNNNNNNNNNNNNNNNNNNNNNNNNNNNNNNNNNNNNNNNNNNNNNNNNNNNNNNNNNNNNNNNNNNNNNNNNNNNNNNNNNNNNNNNNNNNNNNNNNNNNNNNNNNNNNNNNNNNNNNNNNNNNNNNNNNNNNNNNNNNNNNNNNNNNNNNNNNNNNNNNNNNNNNNNNNNNNNNNNNNNNNNNNNNNNNNNNNNNNNNNNNNNNNNNNNNNNNNNNNNNNNNNNNNNNNNNNNNNNNNNNNNNNNNNNNNNNNNNNNNNNNNNNNNNTCAAGTCCTTTAAAAATTCTTACTTTGATTTGTAATATAACAAATGTGTGCAGAAGTCAGATTTATTTTCATAAACAACAATATTTCTCCACAAATATTAAGTACAGCAAACATAGCAAAAGTCATGTTAGGCTTCACAGGCACAGTCTTCCTGTATCTCCCTTCTCGAAGACCTTACTCACTGAATTCTGTATCAGAAACAAACACATTGATAAATACCATGTATAACGTACCAGGGACCTCCATGCATCTCATATCAACCACAGATGAAACACCACTAACAAAAGACCTtttgaaaacaaaggaaaacaataagCAACCCTTTCTTAtttagtaaaaaaagagagaaataaaaacgtaGAAGGAATTGAAAgtaagaatgaaagggaaatgaaTTCAAAAGTAAAAAGAATGACAGGGAAATGAACTCAAAAGtagaaggaacgaaagagaaatgAACTCAAAAGTAGAAAGAATGACAGGGAAATGAACTCAAAAGtagaaggaacgaaagagaaatgAACTCAAAAGTAGAAAGAATGACAGGGAAATGAACTCAAAATCAAACCCAATTTCACTCTGGAATGGACGTGTATGTCGTTTAAAGCATATACACACGTGCAGacaaaacaaaacttaaatgCTAAAAGACTCAAAATATCTCTCACGAAAATTAACTTTTACAATTGTTAATGGGGTAGTTATTAACAACACCATTTATCAaagtctaatatattttttttttataatacttgtTAATATAATACAGTAAATTTCAGATGTTTATGATCTGAAAACAAAACTTGAAAGCAATAAATATTCACAACAANNNNNNNNNNNNNNNNNNNNNNNNNNNNNNNNNNNGGCCACAATCGTCTAATACCGATagcaaatcatacaaaaaaaatgctataaaaataaaaagccttACATATACCTATCCATAAACATGAACAGAATAAATGCCAAACTGCCAAGAAAAAAGGTcgcaaacagaaaaaagaaaaaaaacaattcatatCATGTCAGAATTATATCAATTCTTTAATGATGAAGAATTATTGACACATCATCACCTTCTCATGANNNNNNNNNNNNNNNNNNNNNNNNNNNNNNNNNNNNNNNNNNNNNNNNNNNNNNNNNNNNNNNNNNNNNNNNNNNNNNNNNNNNNNNNNNNNNNNNNNNNNNNNNNNNNNNNNNNNNNNNNNNNNNNNNNNNNNNNNNNNNNNNNNNNNNNNNNNNNNNNNNNNNNNNNNNNNNNNNNNNNNNNNNNNNNNNNNNNNNNNNNNNNNNNNNNNNNNNNNNNNNNNNNNNNNNNNNNNNNNNNNNNNNNNNNNNNNNNCACAATTTCGTCTTtcatcataaaagaaataaatctttTATGCATCCTGGATCGTGCAACCCCTATTTCGTGTTTACATTTTACACATCAACGCTTCAGATCAACTAAAAACAACGTAGACAAAAGTATCCAACGAATCCAGGTAAATTAGCACTATTGCATTCACTTAACATATAAATTGCGAGACTATTTTGATTatcacatttcttttattattttttttcatagaaattaAATTCGATACTACTTAAGAGTACAAATCTCCATTAGAAAATTAATATAGAATCACTATTTCACGaagatacttttattttttggtcAATTAAAGATTACATATTATCTAAAAGCCTCCCAGAAAAAAAGTGTCTGGTGTCGAGTGTTAGGTTATAAAATTACATGAAATTGTACCACTAacatattaattatctttttttttattatttcacattatGTAAAGTATCTAAAACTCTAAAGCTACAATGCCTGTATCTGTCAGCATAGTTAATGATATGCGGAGTAAGCTTGCTGAAGTAAAATATATACCTCTGTGGTCGTAGCAGGTGTAAagttatgataaaagataaaaagcctatcctgggcgccccccccccccgtatgaaAATAAATGTCAGTNNNNNNNNNNNNNNNNNNNNNNNNNNNNNNNNNNNNNNNNNNNNNNNNNNNNNNNNNNNNNNNNNNNNNNNNNNNNNNNNNNNNNNNNNNNNNNNNNNNNNNNNNNNNNNNNNNNNNNNNNNNNNNNNNNNNNNNNNNNNNNNNNNNNNNNNNNNNNNNNNNNNNNNNNNNNNNNNNNNNNNNNNNNNNNNNNNGCCAgtcttaaaagggggaaaaaaatcaccatcaaccctaaaaaaaaataataataaaaaacagaacgtttttccttcaaccccccccaaaaaaaaattcaaccctTGCTtcatcttcgcttttttttccttccgtcttCCTGATCCTTTGTATAAGAACGGGGCTCCAGGACAGGCGTAAGAGGGCATCAGCGGAAGAGGATCGGCCTTTCACCCCGAAACCTGTTCcaagagaggagcaggaggatcgAGATCCACATGAGGAAGCTTGATAGAGCCTCGCTTGGGTCGCCACAGCATCACTTCCTCTTGCTCCTCGACCTGAGACGAAGAATTATATCAGATTTAAAAAAAGTNNNNNNNNNNNNNNNNNNNNNNNNNNNNNNNNNNNNNNNNNNNNNNNNNACAGAATCAACAGattcagatataaaaaaaagagatcagtacTCTCCATTAGNNNNNNNNNNNNNNNNNNNNNNNNNNNNNNNNNNNNNNNNNNNNNNNNNNNNNNNNNNNNNNNNNNNNNNNNNNNNNNNNNNNNGAGCNNNNNNNNNNNNNNNNNCACACTTAAAAtattatctttcccttcccccccccNNNNNNNNNNNNNNNNNNNNNNNNNNNNNNNNNNNNNNNNCGATAATCAAAACACACTCGATTNNNNNNNNNNNNNNNNNNNNNNCTTaaaatcttctcttcctctcccctccccccccccaaaaaaaaaagatcaccaaAACACACTCTAttaaaaacctcccccaaaaaatcttcccctccttccccccctcccccccaaaaaatgatcaccaaaacacacaccattaattaaaaaacctcccccccgAAAACAAACCACTTGAACTCTTACCCCTAACAACCCATTGACCCTTTGTACTCTTACCCCTAACAACCCATTAACCCTTTGTACTCTTACCCCTAATTACCCATTAACCACTTTGAACTCTTACCCCTAACTACCCATTAACCCTTTGTACTCTTACCCCTAATTACCCATTAACCCTTTGTGCTCTTACCCCTAATCACCCATTAACCCTTTGTGCTCTTACCCCTAACAACCCATTAACCCTCTGTGCTTCACTCTTACCTCGTCGCCTTCTGTCCCCGTTCCCCCCATGGCGCCTGAGGAGTCTGTGCTCTGGTCCAGCCCCATCTGCGACAGTCTCCTCGTGGTCTCTGTGAGGTGGGGGTCGTCCTGCGGAAGGAAAATCAGTCTTAGGATAATGTGTCAAGACATATAAAGTGAAACAAAAAGGGTGNNNNNNNNNNNNNNNNNNNNNNNNNNNNNNNNNNNNNNNNNNNNNNNNNNNNNNNNNNNNNNNNNNNNNNNNNNNNNNNNNNNNNNNNNNNNNNNNNNNNNNNNNNNNNNNNNNNNNNNNNNNNNNNNNNNNNNNNNNNNNNNNNNNNNNNNNNNNNNNNNNNNNNNNNNNNNNNNNNNNNNNNNNNNNNNNNNNNNNNNNNNNNNNNNNNNNNNNNNNNNNNNNNNNNNNNNNNNNNNNNNNNNNNNNNNNNNNNNNNNNNNNNNNNNNNNNNNNNNNNNNNNNNNNNNNNNNNNNNATACGGAAGAGTATAAATTGGTTCTATTattatggggagagagaaagagggagaaggagaaaggggggagatgggagagagggagagggggagatgggggagggggagagagagagtaggagatggggaggagggagagtgactgaaggggagcgagaggggagaagagaaggagggaatagatNNNNNNNNNNNNNNNNNNNNNNNNNNNNNNNNNNNNNNNNNNNNNNNNNNNNNNNNNNNNNNNNNNNNNNNNNNNNNNNNNNNNNNNNNNNNNNNNNNNNNNNNNNNNNNNNNNNNNNNNNNNNNNNNNNNNNNNNNNNNNNNNNNNNNNNNNNNNNNNNNNNNNNNNNNNNNNNNNNNNNNNNNNNNNNNNNNNNNNNNNNNNNNNNNNNNNNNNNNNNNNNNNNNNNNNNNNNNNNNNNNNNNNNNNNNNNNNNNNNNNNNNNNNNNNNNNNNNNNNNNNNNNNNNNNNNNNNNNNNNNNNNNNNNNNNNNNNNNNNNNNNNNNNNNNNNNNNNNNNNNNNNNNNNNNNNNNNNNNNNNNNNNNNNNNNNNNNNNNNNNNNNNNNNNNNNNNNNNNNNNNNNNNNNNNNNNNNNNNNNNNNNNNNNNGACTGTAACCAGGAGCTCCTCCTCAACCCTGGGaaaacaacctccccccccccctcaaaaaaacccgTCCTCTCAGCCAGCGCTTCACTAATTATCCTAATTTAATTACTATTAGGCGAACCTCACTTCCTTTGGCTGCGACTCGAAAGATTTTTTCCCTCATCCGGGACATGGCGGCTGAACTTGCCTCATTTTGACTTTATTTCAATTNNNNNNNNNNNNNNNNNNNNNNNNNNNNNNNNNNNNNNNNNNNNNNNNNNNNNNNNNNNNNNNNNNNNNNNNNNNNNNNNNNNNNNNNNNNNNNNNNNNNNNNNNNNNNNNNNNNNNNNNNNNNNNNNNNNNNNNNNNNNNNNNNNNNNNNNNNNNNNNNNNNNNNNNNNNNNNNNNNNNNNNNNNNNNNNNNNNNNNNNNNNNNNNNNNNNNNNNNNNNNNNNNNNNNNNNNNNNNNNNNNNNNNNNNNNNNNNNNNNNTAGTTTCACCTCTNNNNNNNNNNNNNNNNNNNNNNNNNNNNNNNNNNNNNNNNNNNNNNNNNNNNNNNNNNNNNNNNNNNNNNNNNNNNNNNNNNNNNNNNNNNNNNNNNNNNNNNNNNNNNNNNNNNNNNNNNNNNNNNNNNNNNNNNNNNNNNNNNNNNNNNNNNNNNNNNNNNNNNNNNNNNNNNNNNNNNNNNNNNNNNNNNNNNNNNNNNNNNNNNNNNNNNNNNNNNNNNNNNNNNNNNNNNNNNNNNNNNNNNNNNNNNNNNNNNNNNNNNNNNNNNNNNNNNNNNNNNNNNNNNNNNNNNNNNNNNNNNNNNNNNNNNNNNNNNNNNNNNNNNNNNNNNNNNNNNNNNNNNNNNNNNNNNNNNNNNNNNNNNNNNNNNNNNNNNNNNNNNNNNNNNNNNNttaaaaaaaatacccttatGCACTGGCAATTAGCAATGACCTAGTTGGACGAGGCCTAACTACCCCGGCCGTGGGACAAGTAAGCAACAACCCGTGTTATGCGCTGCTGTTTGCCGGGTCCTTCGTAAACCTTGGATTTTTCACCCGTTTAAGGGAATAGAANNNNNNNNNNNNNNNNNNNNNNNNNNNNNNNNNNNNNNNNNNNNNNNNNNNNNNNNNNNNNNNNNNNNNNNNNNNNNNNNNNNNNNNNNNNNNNNNNNNNNNNNNNNNNNNNNNNNNNNNNNNNNNNNNNNNNTGGAGggactaaaaataaaagaaaactttactaaatttgtcatatatatagtatttgtaaNNNNNNNNNNNNNNNNNNNNNNNNNNNNNNNNNNNNNNNNNNNNNNNNNNNNNNNNNNNNNNNNNNNNNNNNNNNNNNNNNNNNNNNNNNNNNNNNNNNNNNNNNNNNNNNNNNNNNNNNNNNNNNNNNNNNNNNNNNNNNNNNNNNNNNCACTTCATCATTCTATCTTCGTCTCNNNNNNNNNNNNNNNNNNNNNNNNNNNNNNNNNNNNNNNNNNNNNNNNNNNNNNNNNNNNNNNNNNNNNNNNNNNNNNNNNNNNNNNNNNNNNNNNNNNNNNNNNNNNNNNNNNNNNNNNNNNNNNNNNNNNNNNNNNNNNNNNNNNNNNNNNNNNNNNNNNNNNNNNNNNNNNNNNNNNNNNNNNNNNNNNNNNNNNNNNNNNNNNNNNNNNNNNNNNNNNNNNNNNNNNNNNNNNNNNNNNNNNNNNNNNNNNNNNNNNNNNNNNNNNNNNNNNNNNNNNNNNNNNNNNNNNNNNNNNNNNNNNNNNNNNNNNNNNNNNNNNNNNNNNNNNNNNNNNNNNNNNNNNNNNNNNNNNNNNNNNNNNNNNNNNNNNNNNNNNNNNNNNNNNNNNNNNNNNNNNNNNNNNNNNNNNNNNNNNNNNNNNNNNNNNNNNNNNNNNNNNNNNNNNNNNNNNNNNNNNNNNNNNNNNNNNNNNNNNNNNNNNNNNNNNNNNNNNNNNNNNNNNNNNNNNNNNNNNNNNNNNNNNNNNNTTTTCCTACCTGCTGGGCGGGTTCCGACGCGGCCGAGGGCGGCGTCGTGGGCGGCGAGTGGGGGGGGACGGGGCAGGTCCTCTTGTGGTCCGCCTGGGGGATGTGCCNNNNNNNNNNNNNNNNNNNNNNNNNNNNNgaggacgaggaggaggcgcCTNNNNNNNNNNNNNNNNNNNNNNNNNNNNNNNNNNNNNNNNNNNNNNNNNNNNNNNNNNNNNNNNgagaaaagggaagaggaaatgaggaaatgaggaaaggggtcgatgaggaaatgaggaaatgaggaaagggtcgaatggggaggaaagggtcgatgaggaaatgaggaaatgagggaatgagtcgatgaggaaatgaggaaatgaggaaaggggtCGATGAGGAAATGAGTCGATGAAGGAATGAGAAAATGAGTCGATgaggaaatgataaaatgagtcgatgaaggaatgagaaaatgagtcgatgaggaaatgaggaagagtcCATGAGGAAATGAGTAAATAATTCAATGAGAAAACGAGTAAATGAGTCAATGAATCGATGAGGAAATCAGTCGATGAGTCAAAGAGTGAAGGAATACGGAAGTCGATgagtaaaaaggaggaggaaaggggtggatCGGCCGGTGAGTGAGTAAACGCCATGACTGAAAAGAGGGATGAGTaaacgagaagagaaatgagTGCATTGGTGAGTAAATGAAAGGAGAATCgatgagtaaaaaataatatagaaatggaTAAACGGATGAGTAAAAAAAANNNNNNNNNNNNNNNNNNNNNNNNNNNNNNNNNNNNNNNNNNNNNNNNNNNNNNNNNNNNNNNNNNNNNNNNNNNNNNNNNNNNNNNNNNNNNNNNNNNNNNNNNNNNNNNNNNNNNNNNNNNNNNNNNNNNNNNNNAGAATACATGAgtaaatgaggaaaagagaagaaaaatgcgaTGAGTAAGCAGAGCGATCAAACGGACAGATGAATAATGGAAATGAGTAAATAGACAAGGAGATAAAGAGACGAATGAGAGAATAAAGTAAACTAATAAACACATGAATGAGAAAATGAATTAGttaacagtaatacgatatttgTGATTACGCTTTGCATTTAAATAAGCATCATTCCCCGTATGATNNNNNNNNNNNNNNNNNNNNNNNNNNNNNNNNNNNNNNNNNNNNNNNNNNNNNNNNNNNNNNNNNNNNNNNNNNNNNNNNNNNNNNNNNNNNNNNNNNNNNNNNNNNNNNNNNNNNNNNNNNNNNNNNNNNNNNNNNNNNNNNNNNNNNNNNNNNNNNNNNNNNNNNNNNNNNNNNNNNNNNNNNNNNNNNNNNNNNNNNNNNNNNNNNNNNNNNNNNNNNNNNNNNNNNNNNNNNNNNNNNNNNNNNNNNNNNNNNNNNNNNNNNNNNNNNNNNNNNNNNNNNNNNNNNNNNNNNNNNNNNNNNNNNNNNNNNNNNNNNNNNNNNNNNNNNNNNNNNNNNNNNNNNNNNNNNNNNNNNNNNNNNNNNNNNNNNNNNNNNNNNNNNNNNNNNNNNNNNNNNNNNNNNNNNNNNNNNNNNNNNNNNNNNNNNNNNNNNNNNNNNNNNNNNNNNNNNNNNNNNNNNNNNNNNNNNNNNNNNNNNNNNNNNNNNNNNNNNNNNNNNNNNNNNNNNNNNNNNNNNNNNNNNNNNNNNNNNNNNNNNNNNNNNNNNNNNNNNNNNNNNNNNNNNNNNNNNNNNNNNNNNNNAAAGAAACCAGAAGGCTCCCGAAGCCCCTTGATAGACCCTGAGAGGCTTATCGAGTCCCTGGGAGATAAAGATCACGAAATCCAAGACGtttagggaaaataataataaataaaaggcttTTGGAGatatagaaaggggagagaaaggagagagaagttggACAACGTGTTTTGTGAAAGCTGGTCTCCCTGACGATGGCTTTTGAAAGGACTTTGAAGGGATGTNNNNNNNNNNNNNNNNNNNNNNNNNNNNNNNNNNNNNNNNNNNNNNNNNNNNNNNNNNNNNNNNNNNNNNNNNNNNNNNNNNNNNNNNNNNNNNNNNNNNNNNNNNNNNNNNNNNNNNNNNNNNN
This window contains:
- the LOC119593817 gene encoding forkhead box protein B2-like (The sequence of the model RefSeq protein was modified relative to this genomic sequence to represent the inferred CDS: added 160 bases not found in genome assembly) — protein: MAAAVSEVNLKPRQVTRLRREEEEESWISGEELYTEGSSEDEGASSSSSAHAHAHAHTQAHTHSHAHAHAHAHARHIPQADHKRTCPVPPHSPPTTPPSAASEPAQQDDPHLTETTRRLSQMGLDQSTDSSGAMGGTGTEGDEVEEQEEVMLWRPKRGSIKLPHVDLDPPAPLLEQVSG